The following are from one region of the Saccharomyces kudriavzevii IFO 1802 strain IFO1802 genome assembly, chromosome: 12 genome:
- the LIP2 gene encoding lipoyl(octanoyl) transferase LIP2 (similar to Saccharomyces cerevisiae LIP2 (YLR239C); ancestral locus Anc_8.407), translating to MSRYIYQSAYRTLNVYRRQCFSTHSFALKEMTNPIKPSAQTLRHLQFTQRIPFQEGLEIQEKLVRANLDIKDIQSKIERKLIQLDEEYKGTVTINDNEKRILDKIMAMKPNPIVLTFEFEPTYTGGKRIKKTMTPNQMAAYESFIPETQKGNPKPKFFQLERGGQVTFHGPGQIVIYIILDLKTFHSFPAKCLVSCIEQATIKTLNNTKMGNGSCEPLSLNALTTKETGVWVENGKKKIASIGIHVRRSITSHGVAINVNTDLSYMNNFEMCGLKNTPTTSIKDQRPDAAVDVQSIAVSFVKELSKLLGIKTLERMQVDDIGTLKKQPVK from the coding sequence ATGTCGAGATATATTTATCAGTCTGCGTATAGAACCTTAAATGTCTATAGGCGACAGTGTTTTAGCACGCATTCCTTTGCCCTCAAAGAAATGACTAATCCCATAAAGCCATCGGCGCAAACTCTTAGACATCTACAATTCACGCAAAGAATACCCTTTCAAGAAGGATTAGAGATACAAGAGAAGCTGGTCAGAGCCAATTTAGATATTAAGGACATCCAATCCAAGATTGAGAGAAAATTAATTCaattggatgaagaatacAAAGGTACTGTAACGATAAATGATAACGAAAAAAGGATACTAGACAAAATTATGGCAATGAAACCCAATCCAATAGTATTAACATTTGAGTTTGAACCAACTTATACTGGAGGAAAGAGGATTAAGAAAACTATGACGCCAAATCAAATGGCAGCCTATGAAAGTTTCATCCCGGAAACGCAAAAGGGAAACCCAAAGCCAAAGTTTTTTCAGCTTGAAAGAGGTGGACAAGTAACTTTTCATGGACCTGGTCAAATAGTtatttacataatcttggatttgaaaacattTCACAGTTTTCCTGCAAAATGTTTGGTTTCATGCATTGAACAGGCCACCATCAAAACATTGAATAACACTAAGATGGGCAACGGTTCTTGTGAGCCCTTGAGCTTGAATGCTTTAACGACGAAGGAAACAGGAGTTTGGGttgaaaatggcaaaaagaaaatcgcCAGCATTGGGATACACGTCAGGCGCTCTATAACATCGCATGGGGTAGCAATAAATGTAAATACAGATTTATCGTATATgaacaattttgaaatgtgCGGTTTGAAAAACACACCAACTACTTCAATCAAGGACCAGCGACCTGATGCTGCCGTTGATGTACAAAGTATTGCAGTTAGCTTCGTCAAGGAATTAAGCAAGCTGCTGGGGATAAAGACTCTAGAAAGAATGCAAGTTGATGACATCGgtactttgaaaaaacaaccAGTGAAGTGA
- the THI7 gene encoding thiamine transporter THI7 (similar to Saccharomyces cerevisiae THI7 (YLR237W); ancestral locus Anc_8.412), which yields MSSETKITRFLRFLEIPVKDRASVSFLKNPDLQPIKAVNQTWGFWSNFAYWGVMSFSVGTWISASSALDVGLSYPETIGTFIVGDVLTIVFTLANSCPGYDWKVGFTLAQRFVFGIYGSAFGIIIRILMSIVNYGSNAWLGGLCINMILDSWSHHYLHLPNTLTSKVAMTTKELIGFIIFHILTAFCYLMKPYHMNYILIWSCVATFFSMLGIVIYLTKHAGGVGDLFTSTESTATGSTKAWAWVYMISYWFGSVSPGSTNQSDYSRFGSSNWAIWAGTICALLIPTTLIPVFGVIGASTCTKLYGEPFWMPMDIFDYWLKSNYSAGARAGAFFCGVSFVMSQMSYTISNCGFASGMDLAGLLPRYVDIKRGALFAAVVSWACLPWNFYNSSSTFLTVMSSFGVVMTPIISVMICDNFLIRKRQYSITNAFILKGEYYFTKGVNWRAIIAWVCGMAPGLPGIAWEVNNDYFHNTGIVNFFYGDSFFSFLISFFVYWGLCIFFPFKITVGHDDKDYYGAFTDEEARKKGMVPFSEISEEEVHAYTLGEGYTTGHEYKPDGFDDEVPDLVKTSSENTNEFEIVQHAEKQSSTTTTEKAN from the coding sequence ATGAGTTCCGAAACAAAAATTACCAGGTTTTTGAGATTTTTAGAAATTCCTGTCAAAGACAGGGCATCCGTcagttttttgaagaacccCGATTTGCAGCCTATCAAGGCCGTCAACCAGACATGGGGATTCTGGTCTAATTTTGCATACTGGGGTGTTATGTCCTTTTCCGTGGGTACTTGGATTAGTGCCTCATCCGCGTTGGATGTCGGGCTAAGTTATCCGGAGACCATCGGTACGTTTATCGTCGGTGATGTGTTGACCATTGTTTTCACCTTGGCCAACTCGTGTCCAGGTTACGACTGGAAGGTCGGTTTCACCTTGGCCCAGAGATTTGTGTTTGGTATTTACGGTTCTGCCTTCGGTATCATCATCAGAATTCTGATGAGTATCGTCAATTACGGTTCCAACGCTTGGTTGGGTGGTCTTTGTATCAACATGATCCTGGACTCCTGGTCTCACCACTACCTGCACTTGCCCAACACTCTGACTTCGAAAGTGGCCATGACCACCAAGGAATTGATCGGgttcattattttccaCATCCTCACTGCATTCTGCTACTTGATGAAACCTTACCACATGAACTACATTTTAATCTGGTCCTGTGTCGCTACTTTCTTCTCCATGTTGGGTATTGTGATCTACTTGACCAAGCACGCCGGCGGTGTGGGTGACCTGTTCACCTCCACTGAATCCACCGCGACTGGCTCCACCAAGGCCTGGGCTTGGGTTTATATGATCTCGTACTGGTTCGGTTCCGTCTCTCCCGGTTCCACCAACCAGAGTGATTACTCCAGGTTCGGCTCCTCCAATTGGGCCATCTGGGCCGGTACTATCTGTGCCCTGTTGATTCCAACAACTTTGATTCCAGTTTTCGGTGTCATCGGTGCTTCCACTTGTACCAAACTGTACGGTGAGCCATTTTGGATGCCCATGGATATCTTCGACTACTGGTTGAAATCTAACTATTCTGCAGGCGCTCGTGCGGGTGCGTTCTTCTGCGGTGTTTCCTTTGTCATGTCCCAGATGTCGTACACCATCTCCAACTGTGGGTTCGCCAGTGGCATGGATTTGGCCGGTCTGCTGCCCAGGTACGTCGATATCAAGAGAGGTGCTCTTTTCGCTGCAGTTGTCTCCTGGGCCTGTTTGCCATGGAACTTCTACAACTCCTCCTCTACTTTCTTGACTGTCATGAGTTCTTTCGGTGTCGTGATGACCCCTATCATCTCTGTTATGATCTGTGATAACTTCTTGATCAGAAAGAGACAGTACTCCATTACCAATGCCTTTATTCTAAAGGGTGAATACTACTTTACCAAGGGTGTCAACTGGAGAGCTATCATTGCCTGGGTCTGTGGTATGGCCCCCGGTTTACCTGGTATTGCTTGGGAAGTCAACAACGACTATTTCCACAACACCGGTATTGTCAACTTCTTCTACGGTGACTCCTTCTTCTCgtttttgatttccttcTTCGTCTACTGGGGTCTATGCATTTTCTTCCCATTCAAGATCACTGTAGGACACGATGACAAGGACTACTATGGCGCCTTTACCGACGAAGAGGCAAGAAAGAAGGGCATGGTTCCATTCAGTGAAATCTCTGAAGAAGAGGTCCATGCCTACACGTTGGGCGAGGGTTACACCACCGGTCACGAATATAAGCCTGATGGATTTGACGATGAAGTACCGGACCTGGTCAAAACTAGTTCCGAAAACACCAACGAGTTCGAAATAGTTCAGCATGCTGAAAAGCAATCCTCCACTACCACCACTGAAAAAGCTAACTAA
- the FAR10 gene encoding Far10p (similar to Saccharomyces cerevisiae VPS64 (YDR200C) and FAR10 (YLR238W); ancestral locus Anc_8.408): protein MTGSGPFLNNGEHPSSPDKQHIGNNSIPENTKPINGSNNSSKRPVEKHDKRITDSSKNFLPHNISRTPRRKYTYILVLTSLNGTFESKHIVIPFKPDGLKLGRPVANSNNNSSSSLRGGKRLDSHTFSQVRSDNGNFDSRVLSRNHALLSCDPVTGKVYIRDLKSSNGTFINGKRIGSNDVEVKVGDVIDLGTDIDTKIEHRKISATVEELFIQPLLESETFEDDDSDDCGTISKREEAAAISSYIYGDSNNLELEEVILGSDTEILSGIFINNCIGTSATLSNVIKTLATEIAFSKYDNSKLQSTEGFLINYTTHLEYTNKLLVERNDQQLVKLQNGLRRNLSEKYEKIIEQNRNQIKQLERDHMFFKKSFEVKKRRNNEKQKNMEREIEDLKTRLEVERYKNSQILKKNKIKEQELSTASKKKNHVHDAKSVSSINPNGVDKFNIKKQINDHFALLTFGTISIGIIAIVFKFFTPS from the coding sequence ATGACTGGCTCTGGACCTTTCCTCAATAACGGGGAGCATCCCAGCTCTCCAGACAAGCAACACATAGGAAATAACAGCATACCCGAAAATACAAAGCCCATTAACGGATCCAACAACTCATCCAAGAGGCCAGTAGAGAAACACGATAAGAGGATAACAGATtcctcaaaaaattttcttccgcATAACATATCAAGAACTCCAAGGAGAAAGTATACGTACATTCTAGTCCTCACATCACTAAACGGGACTTTCGAAAGCAAACACATAGTGATACCATTCAAACCAGATGGTTTGAAATTGGGGAGACCTGTCGCTAACAGCAACAATAACTCCAGTTCATCACTCAGGGGCGGCAAGAGACTAGATTCACACACTTTTTCCCAAGTGAGGTCTGACAATGGTAATTTCGATTCAAGAGTGCTCTCTAGAAACCATGCATTGTTAAGCTGCGACCCCGTAACGGGGAAAGTGTATATAAGAGATTTGAAGTCTAGTAACGGTACGTTCATCAACGGAAAGAGAATTGGCTCAAATGATGTAGAAGTTAAAGTCGGCGACGTAATAGATCTGGGAACCGATATAGATACAAAGATCGAGCATCGAAAGATAAGCGCAACAGTGGAAGAGCTATTCATACAGCCTTTACTAGAATCAGAgacttttgaagatgatgatagtgatgatTGTGGTACAATTTCTAAAAGAGAAGAGGCTGCTGCTATTTCAAGCTACATATACGGCGATTCCAACAACTTAGAACTGGAAGAAGTTATTCTGGGTTCTGATACAGAAATACTTAGTGGgatcttcatcaataattGCATTGGTACGAGCGCCACCTTATCTAATGTTATCAAGACCTTAGCGACAGAAATTGCATTCTCCAAATACGATAATTCTAAACTACAATCCACGGAGGGATTCTTAATCAATTATACAACTCACTTGGAGTATACAAACAAGCTGCTGGTGGAAAGAAATGATCAGCAACTGGTAAAGTTACAAAACGGATTGAGAAGGAACCTAtcagaaaaatatgaaaaaatcattgaacAAAACAGAAATCAAATTAAACAACTGGAAAGAGATCAtatgttcttcaaaaaatccttcgaagtgaaaaaaagaagaaataacgagaaacaaaaaaacatggAAAGGGAAATAGAAGATCTAAAGACCAGGCTAGAAGTTGAACGATACAAGAATTCACAAatactgaagaagaacaaaataaaagaacaagaactCTCAACTgcatccaagaaaaagaaccaCGTGCATGACGCGAAAAGTGTTTCAAGCATAAATCCCAATGGTGTTGACAAATTTaacataaaaaaacaaataaatgaTCATTTTGCGTTATTGACATTCGGGACTATTTCTATCGGGATCATAGCTATTGTGTTTAAGTTCTTCACTCCAAGCTAG
- the SKDI12G2690 gene encoding uncharacterized protein (similar to Saccharomyces cerevisiae YLR236C): MDESSRLPYKLIKGNLQKTTIPAKRLASRWAFLMHPLLIGSLKPSVCILLSRVDMLVGAGSGMRLRGARAFLLRRLLHEKGDSCPCAQ; this comes from the coding sequence ATGGATGAATCTTCTCGTCTTCCATATAAACTAATAAAAGGCAACCTGCAGAAAACGACCATTCCTGCCAAGCGCCTTGCGAGCCGATGGGCCTTCTTGATGCATCCGCTGCTCATCGGCTCTCTGAAGCCTTCCGTATGCATTTTGTTGTCGCGCGTGGATATGTTAGTAGGGGCTGGCTCCGGCATGCGTTTACGCGGCGCACGCGCGTTTCTGTTGCGGCGACTACTGCACGAGAAGGGCGACTCATGCCCTTGCGCTCAGTAA
- the EST1 gene encoding Est1p (similar to Saccharomyces cerevisiae EBS1 (YDR206W) and EST1 (YLR233C); ancestral locus Anc_8.415) — MNNEEVNEEYLKSLFKDVRSHLDEHLKSRQIYDEDAYITFRCFLDGIHHKFTRLLEELLLKQENVYRKNTSNNERSDDAVIPLLLKLLWFQIHEPTFQWFECWFHDIIQLDSRRMFRSFRNFFKKMVRFFKTTHKYYYSIIECLCAKFDMNTVVPHDIFAKLNLVQPMETPSTSEKIVLDATNPLTFSIVISLQRCLINLGSAHFYKTLLDKPSSKLKSVEDFEKSIRYLNIASLCLPSVGDTYLQLAKIYLTTEKYSLYFFELARGSLVRIPSKHALNTLRNLILTPNFLERKLLMKKLKMYTRKNRKSKRLLFENSVVLQFLAILEHTMNPYLSNPSNAPNYCLKREYLQAAALEYHAEHVSVILKSLAAMMGSFDLMFTGEKGKGQRSKLKYVDLNKRQVSFLNLSFDFIANVIDVVIKPSWQKNTEDFRYLAIIRLLVCWIKSYRSILQYAHRHKEFCSSMALLLNDLINNPSNCPRHLSNHRPQRSYYFEEDIMFREFSCINFALTDFNDGLVYNSPNMINNIIGCPSANERLSSREECILRIKSIIFSGVKFLEKNDAGITWNASTFKFELAGSGTKDRHQMTLSEISLKINIKPQQVRAVSPKKVERKTDKSLHKRAKIISVTQLEAQFANVRRERKSSPEKKKKNAFL; from the coding sequence atgaataatgaagaagttAACGAAGAGTATCTGAAGTCGCTTTTCAAGGATGTTCGTTCGCATTTAGATGAACATCTAAAATCACGCCAGATATACGATGAAGACGCATATATCACGTTCAGATGTTTCTTAGACGGCATACATCACAAGTTTACCAGGTTGCTCGAGGAGCTGCTTCTGAAGCAGGAGAATGTGTACCGTAAGAATACTAGTAATAATGAACGCAGCGATGACGCGGTAATACCACTGCTGCTGAAACTTTTGTGGTTTCAAATCCACGAACCTACATTTCAATGGTTCGAGTGCTGGTTCCACGATATCATCCAACTAGATAGCCGGAGAATGTTCAGGTCGTtcagaaactttttcaaaaaaatggtccgtttcttcaaaactaCACATAAGTATTACTATAGCATCATCGAATGCTTATGCGCGAAATTTGATATGAATACGGTTGTTCCGCATGATATTTTCGCTAAATTAAACCTAGTTCAACCGATGGAAACACCTTCAACTAGCGAAAAAATAGTATTGGATGCCACTAACCCGTTGACTTTTTCCATTGTGATTTCGCTTCAGAGATGTTTAATTAACCTAGGTTCCGCACATTTCTACAAAACGCTACTAGACAAACCGTCCAGCAAACTCAAGAGCGtcgaagattttgaaaagtctATTAGGTACCTGAACATTGCCTCACTTTGTCTGCCATCTGTCGGGGATACTTATTTGCAATTAGCCAAGATTTACTTGACTACcgaaaaatattcactATACTTTTTCGAATTAGCAAGAGGCTCACTAGTAAGAATTCCGTCCAAGCATGCGTTGAATACTTTGAGAAACCTCATTTTGACGcccaatttcttggaaagaaagctattgatgaagaaattaaagatgTATACTCGAAAAAACCGTAAAAGTAAACGGCTATTGTTCGAAAATAGTGTTGTTTTACAGTTTCTAGCTATATTGGAGCATACCATGAACCCATATTTATCGAATCCGTCAAATGCCCCTAACTATTGCctgaaaagagaatatcTACAAGCTGCTGCATTGGAATATCATGCAGAACACGTTAGTGTGATACTCAAGAGTTTGGCCGCAATGATGGGAAGTTTTGATCTTATGTTTACAGGTGAAAAAGGCAAGGGACAAAGGAGTAAGTTAAAGTACGTAGATTTGAATAAGCGTCAAGTCTCgttcttgaatttgagCTTCGATTTTATCGCCAATGTAATTGACGTAGTGATTAAACCCTCgtggcaaaaaaatacgGAAGACTTCCGATATCTAGCGATCATACGTTTGCTTGTATGTTGGATTAAGTCATATAGATCCATTCTGCAATATGCCCATCGACATAAAGAGTTCTGTTCTTCAATGGCTTTATTGCTAAACGATTTGATAAATAATCCATCGAATTGTCCAAGGCATTTGTCTAATCACAGACCGCAAAGAAGTTACTATTTTGAAGAGGACATTATGTTTAGAGAATTTTCTTGCATTAATTTTGCATTGACAGATTTTAATGATGGTCTCGTGTATAATTCTCCAAACATGATAAATAACATAATTGGGTGCCCCTCAGCGAATGAGAGACTTTCTTCCAGAGAAGAATGTATTCTGCGGATTAAATCGATCATATTTTCTGGTGtaaaattcttggaaaaaaatgatgccGGTATTACATGGAATGCCAGTACATTCAAATTCGAGTTAGCAGGCTCAGGAACCAAGGATAGACACCAGATGACATTATCCGAAATTTCACTCAAAATAAACATAAAACCGCAGCAAGTGCGAGCGGTTTCGCCAAAAAAGGTGGAGCGTAAGACGGATAAATCGTTGCACAAGAGGGCTAAGATAATATCTGTGACACAATTAGAAGCACAGTTTGCAAATGTTCGTAGAGAAAGGAAATCATCAcccgaaaaaaaaaaaaagaatgctTTCCTATAG
- the BNA5 gene encoding kynureninase (similar to Saccharomyces cerevisiae BNA5 (YLR231C); ancestral locus Anc_8.417), whose amino-acid sequence MEKALELDKEYPNCLKNEFNIPTFKSIGLSPDNKPVTYLCGNSLGLMPRSTRDSINAELDAWSNCAVESHFKHPEEAEGKVPWMDIDLPILPLLAPIVGAQENEVAAMNSLTANLNSLLITFYKPTEKRFKILFEKGSFPSDYYAFYNQCRIHGISGPENALIQIEPREGETFIRTQDILDTIEVNQDELALVCLSGVQYYTGQYFDIGRITSFAHQFPGILVGWDLAHAVGNVPLQLHDWGVDFACWCSYKYLNAGPGGIGGLFVHSRHTKADPTRGDLPRLAGWWGNDAAKRFQMLEVFEPISGALGFRQSNPSVIDTVALRTSLELFAKFNGIAEIRKRSLLLTNYMLELLEASKYYKHPLKIEKLPYFFTILTPTGADQDHGAQLSLCFDSDTGKGDIMPRVFQYLHDHGVIGDARRPNVIRLAPAPLYNTFSDVYIAVNALNEAMDKL is encoded by the coding sequence ATGGAAAAAGCATTAGAATTGGACAAGGAATATCCGAACTGCctcaaaaatgaatttaACATTCCTACGTTCAAATCCATTGGGTTATCCCCCGACAATAAGCCTGTGACGTACTTGTGCGGGAACTCTTTGGGATTAATGCCCAGGTCAACTAGAGACTCAATCAATGCTGAATTGGACGCATGGAGCAACTGTGCTGTGGAGTCACATTTTAAACATCCTGAGGAAGCCGAGGGCAAAGTTCCCTGGATGGACATTGATTTACCTATTCTTCCGCTATTAGCCCCCATCGTCGGTgctcaagaaaatgaggtTGCAGCAATGAATAGTCTTACCGcaaatttgaattctttATTAATTACATTTTACAAACCTACTGAAAAgagattcaaaattcttttcGAGAAGGGTTCCTTTCCATCAGATTATTATGCTTTTTACAATCAATGTAGAATTCATGGAATCTCGGGACCTGAAAATGCTCTGATCCAAATCGAGCCACGGGAGGGAGAAACGTTCATTAGAACTCAGGATATTTTGGATACTATAGAAGTGAATCAAGATGAATTGGCCTTAGTATGTTTGTCAGGTGTGCAATATTATACGGGCCAATATTTTGATATCGGCCGAATTACCTCTTTTGCACACCAATTCCCGGGAATCTTGGTTGGATGGGATCTGGCACATGCCGTAGGAAACGTTCCATTACAACTTCATGATTGGGGTGTGGACTTTGCTTGTTGGTGTTCCTATAAATACCTGAATGCCGGGCCCGGTGGAATTGGTGGCTTATTCGTTCATTCGAGGCATACCAAAGCTGACCCAACTAGAGGGGATTTGCCAAGACTAGCTGGTTGGTGGGGTAACGATGCAGCCAAGAGATTCCAAATGCTGGAAGTTTTTGAGCCAATTTCGGGAGCGTTGGGATTTAGGCAATCCAATCCAAGTGTCATTGACACGGTAGCATTGAGGACCTCATTGGAATTGTTTGCAAAGTTTAATGGCATTGCTGAAATCCGTAAAAGATCTTTGTTATTGACAAATTATATGCTGGAATTATTGGAAGCCTCCAAGTACTACAAGCATCCTTTAAAGATTGAGAAATTACCATACTTCTTTACAATACTAACGCCAACGGGAGCTGATCAAGACCATGGGGCTCAGTTGTCACTTTGCTTTGATTCTGATACTGGAAAAGGGGATATCATGCCCAGAGTATTCCAATATTTGCACGATCATGGTGTTATCGGTGATGCAAGAAGACCTAATGTAATTAGGTTGGCGCCCGCCCCCTTATATAATACGTTCTCAGATGTGTACATTGCGGTGAATGCACTCAACGAGGCAATGGACAAATTGTAG
- the SKDI12G2640 gene encoding uncharacterized protein, which translates to MTGYTFGLTGMPTLVYDSNNTLDIPTFMDCLGPKETSSVTLYTSSQDNQFYLTNTNNVRIVNHDLWSKCLRDQGVDTELWLAPNMYGLDDVEHVTTSTQMHTFN; encoded by the coding sequence ATGACAGGCTATACTTTTGGGCTGACTGGCATGCCTACGCTAGTTTACGACAGTAACAACACGCTGGACATACCGACGTTTATGGATTGTTTAGGGCCAAAGGAAACTAGCTCAGTGACGTTATATACGTCATCTCAGGATAACCAGTTCTACCTGACTAACACGAACAACGTCAGGATAGTCAATCATGATTTATGGTCTAAATGTCTACGGGATCAAGGCGTCGATACTGAATTATGGCTGGCGCCTAATATGTACGGCTTGGATGACGTTGAACATGTGACTACGAGCACACAAATGCACACCTTTAATTAG
- the TOP3 gene encoding DNA topoisomerase 3 (similar to Saccharomyces cerevisiae TOP3 (YLR234W); ancestral locus Anc_8.414), protein MKVLCVAEKNSIAKAVSQILGGGRSTSRDSGYMYVKNYDFMFSGFPFARNGGDCEVTMTSVAGHLTGIDFSHDSHGWGKCAIQDLFDAPLDEIMNNNQKKIASNIKREAKNADYLMIWTDCDREGEYIGWEVWQEAKRGNRRIQDDQVYRAVFSHLERQHILHAARNPSRLDMKSVQAVGTRIEIDLRAGVTFTRLLTETLRSKLRTQNATANGGGKNRGGGKNDSQVVSYGTCQFPTLGFVVDRFERIRNFVPEEFWYIQLVVDNKDSGGTTTFQWDRGHLFDRQSVLTFYETCIETAGGVAKVVDLKSKPTSKYRPLPLTTVELQKNCSRYLRLNAKQSLDAAEKLYQKGFISYPRTETDTFPQAMHLKSLVEKQAQLDQPGAGGKTAWASYAASLLLPESTSGNNTNRFQLPRGGSHDDKAHPPIHPIVSLGPDANVSPVERRVYEYVARHFLACCSEDAKGQSTTLVLDWAGERFSSSGLVVLQRNFLDVYPWARWETTKQLPRLDMDALVDIAKAEMKMGTTAPPKPMTESELIILMDANGIGTDATIAEHIDKIQVRNYVRSEKAGKETYLLPTTLGVSLVHGFEAIGLEDSFAKPFQRREMEEDLKKICDGHAFKADVVKDIVEKYRKYWHKTNGCKNTLLQVYDRVKASM, encoded by the coding sequence atgaaagtATTATGTGTCGCAGAGAAGAATTCTATAGCAAAGGCGGTTTCACAGATCTTGGGGGGAGGCAGATCGACTTCGAGGGATTCTGGCTATATGTATGTGAAGAACTATGACTTCATGTTTAGCGGGTTTCCCTTTGCCAGGAATGGGGGTGACTGCGAAGTGACCATGACCAGTGTTGCGGGGCACTTGACGGGCATTGATTTCAGCCATGACTCGCATGGGTGGGGGAAGTGCGCCATCCAGGACTTATTCGATGCGCCACTGGATGAGATCATGAATAACAACCAGAAAAAGATAGCAAGCAACATCAAGCGGGAGGCCAAGAACGCTGATTACCTAATGATATGGACGGATTGCGACCGAGAAGGAGAGTACATAGGCTGGGAGGTATGGCAAGAGGCCAAGAGGGGCAACAGGCGCATACAAGACGACCAGGTGTACCGGGCAGTCTTTTCGCATCTGGAAAGACAACACATATTGCACGCAGCAAGAAACCCAagccgattggacatgaAGAGCGTCCAGGCCGTGGGGACGCGTATCGAAATCGATCTTCGAGCGGGTGTGACGTTTACCAGGCTTTTGACAGAAACGCTACGAAGCAAGCTAAGAACCCAAAATGCCACAGCTAACGGCGGGGGGAAAAACCGCGGTGGTGGCAAGAACGACTCGCAAGTCGTGTCGTATGGTACGTGCCAGTTTCCGACGCTCGGATTCGTGGTAGACAGGTTTGAAAGAATACGAAATTTTGTTCCCGAGGAGTTCTGGTACATCCAGTTAGTGGTCGATAACAAGGACAGCGGCGGGACGACAACGTTCCAATGGGACAGAGGCCACCTGTTTGATCGCCAGAGCGTGCTTACCTTTTACGAGACATGCATCGAGACCGCGGGCGGCGTGGCCAAAGTGGTGGACCTGAAATCGAAGCCTACGTCAAAGTACAGACCATTGCCCCTAACAACCGTGGAGTTGCAAAAAAACTGTTCTCGATACCTGCGTCTCAATGCCAAACAATCGCTGGACGCGGCAGAAAAGCTGTACCAAAAGGGGTTTATATCCTACCCCAGAACAGAGACCGATACTTTCCCGCAGGCGATGCACCTGAAATCCCTGGTGGAGAAGCAAGCGCAACTAGATCAGCCCGGCGCAGGCGGCAAAACCGCATGGGCATCGTATGCGGCGTCGCTGCTCCTTCCTGAAAGCACAAGCGGTAACAACACCAACAGATTCCAGCTCCCTCGAGGCGGCTCCCACGACGACAAGGCCCACCCTCCCATCCATCCCATCGTCAGCCTGGGACCCGACGCAAATGTCTCGCCCGTGGAAAGAAGAGTATACGAATACGTGGCAAGACACTTCCTGGCATGCTGCTCAGAGGACGCCAAGGGCCAGTCGACGACCCTCGTGTTGGACTGGGCTGGCGAACGATTTTCCTCCTCGGGCCTCGTAGTCCTCCAGAGAAACTTCCTCGACGTCTACCCATGGGCCCGATGGGAAACCACCAAGCAGCTGCCCCGGCTCGACATGGATGCCCTCGTGGACATCGCAAAGGCCGAAATGAAGATGGGCACCACGGCGCCGCCCAAGCCCATGACGGAAAGCGAGCTCATCATCCTCATGGACGCCAACGGCATCGGCACGGATGCCACCATCGCGGAACACATAGACAAGATCCAAGTGCGCAATTACGTCAGGAGCGAAAAGGCGGGCAAAGAAACCTACCTGCTGCCTACCACCCTGGGAGTCTCGCTCGTGCACGGCTTCGAGGCCATCGGCCTCGAAGACTCCTTCGCAAAGCCGTTCCAACGCAGAGAAATGGAGGAAGACCTCAAGAAAATCTGCGACGGTCATGCCTTCAAGGCAGACGTCGTCAAAGACATAGTCGAGAAGTACAGAAAGTACTGGCACAAGACGAATGGCTGCAAGAATACCCTGTTGCAAGTCTATGACCGTGTCAAGGCTTCTATGTAA